In one window of Camelina sativa cultivar DH55 chromosome 15, Cs, whole genome shotgun sequence DNA:
- the LOC104745201 gene encoding tubulin-folding cofactor B → MATSLLQMEGDDSVHLHITHSNLKSFSADVRFSPQMSVEAVKEKLWKKCGTSVNSMALELYDESGSKVALLSDDARPLGFFSPFDGFRLHIIDLDPSSVTTGGWLEDTSLVEKYNISEEDYAKRTDSFRKFKEKRVSQNPVAAEAKTKENHMEDLCANFKVGDRCQVEPGEKRGMVKYVGRAESLGPGYWVGIQYDEPLGKHDGMVKGTRFFECPPLHGGMVRPDKVKVGDYPERDPFEEDEI, encoded by the exons ATGGCGACTTCGCTTTTACAGATGGAAGGAGATGACTCTGTACATCTCCACATTACTCACTCCAACCTTAAAAGCTTCTCTGCTGATGTTCGTTTCTCTCCGCAA ATGAGTGTAGAAGCTGTGAAAGAAAAGCTATGGAAGAAATGTGGTACATCTGTTAATTCCATGGCTTTAGAGCTTTATGATGAATCTGGCTCAAAGGTTGCACTCCTCAGTGATGATGCTAGACCCCTTGGTTTCTTCTCCCCTTTTGATGG GTTTCGCTTACACATCATAGATCTTGATCCTTCTTCTGTCACAACTGGTGGCTGGCTTGAAGATACGTCATTGGTTGAGAAGTATAACATCTCAGAGGAGGATTATGCTAAACGAACTG ACAGTTTTAggaaattcaaagaaaaaagagtttctCAAAATCCGGTTGCTGCTGAGGCTAAG ACGAAGGAGAACCATATGGAAGATCTCTGTGCAAATTTCAAG GTGGGAGATAGATGCCAAGTTGAGCCTGGGGAGAAAAGAGGAATGGTCAAATATGTTGGACGAGCAGAGTCGTTGGGTCCTGGCTATTGGGTTGGAATTCAGTATGATGAACCCCTTGGAAAACATGATGGCAT GGTGAAAGGAACAAGATTCTTTGAGTGCCCTCCGCTTCATGGTGGTATGGTCAGGCCTGACAAAGTAAAG GTTGGTGATTATCCAGAAAGAGACCCTTTTGAGGAAGATGAAATATAA
- the LOC104745200 gene encoding ganglioside-induced differentiation-associated protein 2-like produces MAEDFSVVVLASDLGIDARPFLTRSDEVDEQENWHDCPQYLGDDEDFSDLDLLQFFTLQGLDKSGHRIFRIVGKYFPARVVSAERLKKYIFQKICSQCPEGPFCLVYMHSTVQKDDNSPGITILRWIYEDLPSDIKDRLQVVYFIHPGLRSRLVIATLGRLLLSGGLYWKIKYVSRLQYLWEEIKKGQVEIPEFVNNHDNVLEHRPLTDYGIEPDPFQLSEVQSSSLSLNRYENRWVS; encoded by the exons ATGGCGGAAGATTTTTCGGTGGTTGTGTTGGCTTCTGATCTAGGAATTGACGCTAGACCGTTCTTAACGAGAAGcgatgaggttgatgaacaagAGAATTGGCACGATTGTCCTCAATACTtaggagatgatgaagatttcTCCGATCTTGATCTCCTCCAGTTCTTTACACTTCAAGGCTTGGATAAGTCCGGTCATCGGATTTTTCGCATCGTCGGAAAGTATTTTCCTG CTCGTGTTGTGAGTGCAGAGCGGCTGAAGAAGTATATATTCCAGAAGATATGCAGCCAATGTCCTGAGGGACCGTTCTGTTTGGTATACATGCATAGCACAGTGCAAAAGGACGATAACTCACCGGGTATAACCATCTTAAGATGGATCTATGAGGACCTTCCTTCGGATATCAAAGACAGGCTTCAAGTTGTTTACTTCATCCACCCTGGTCTTCGTTCCAGACTTGTCATTGCTACTCTTGGCCGCCTTCTTCTTAGTGGAGG ACTCTACTGGAAGATCAAGTATGTGAGCAGGTTGCAGTACCTTTGGGAGGAAATAAAGAAAGGCCAGGTGGAAATTCCCGAGTTCGTGAACAACCACGACAATGTGCTCGAGCATAGACCATTAACTGACTATGGAATCGAACCGGATCCTTTCCAGTTAAGCGAGGTTCAGTCTTCATCGCTCTCGCTTAACCGCTACGAGAACAGATGGGTCTCATAG